The DNA sequence TTCAGGGAGACGGTGATGGTGACCAGAGAGACGTTGTTATCGCTTTCGGCGGACACCGCGCTGGCGGTGAGGGTATAGTCTGGCGATGGCGTCACCGTCGCGTAGCTTGCGGGAGGCGCCTGGTACGGCAGGCCTTTCATGTATTCAACCTGCGAAAGCGCCATCTGCTCCGCGCCGACGCTGGACTGCGCTTCGCGGGTCGCCAGGGAGCCCGACGAAAGCCCCGCCAGGAGCACTACCGCCACGATGCCCAGCAACGCGACAGCCAAAACGCTCTCAAGCAGGCTCGATCCGCGCTGGTCCATCCTCAGAACGCTCCTTCCCCGCACGGCGGGGCCGTTCACTTCCTGAGCGCTTGTCCCATTGAGAACATGGGCAGGATGACGGACAGGGCAATGAAGGCCACCAGCACTCCGATGCCGAGGGTAAGGGCAGGCTCGATGAGCGAGACCAGGGAGTCTATGCGCTCCTCTACCTCCTGCTCGTACGAGTCAGCGACGTGCGTCAGGTTGGACTCCAGGGTGCCGGACTCCTCGCCCACGCGGACCATCTGGATGAACAGGGGCGGAAAGTAGGGGACGCGGCCCAGAGGCACGGCGAGGCCCTGGCCTTGCAGCAGTTGCTCCTGGGCTGCCGCAAGGGCCTCGTTCAATACCACGTTGGAGACAGTTGCGCGCGTGAGGACCAGCGCGTCGGATATCGGGATGCCCGCGTGGAGCAGCATGGCCATTGTCCGGCTGAGGCGGGCGGTGGCCTGCAACGCGAGCAGGGACCCTATCAGGGGCAGGGAGAGCAGGAGCCGGTGGAACCGGCGACGGCCTGCGGGACGGCTGATATACACCTTTGTAGCTATGCCGAGGGCGACGACGGCCAGCGCGAGATAGAGGCCATACGCCACCAGAAAGTCGCTCAGGCGCATCATCACCAGGGTGGTCCATGGCAGATTCACCTTGAGCGAAAGGAAGACCTTGGAAATCTGCGGCAGCACGAACGTCAGGATTAAGATGACGACCGCAACCGCTACCGTCACGACGATGGCGGGATAGACCAGAGCCTTCATGAGCTTCTTGGCGATGGCCCTTTCGCGGTCTATGTAGCCTGCGACCTGCCGCAGGACTTGTTCAAGGCCGCCTGATCGCTCTCCCATCTCTATCATGCGTACAGTAAGTTGGTTGAACGCGTTGGGGTGCTGCCGCAGGGCGTCTGACATGGTGCTCCCCGATTGGACCGACTGGATGACAGAGGTGAGGATGCTCTGGAGGCCGGGTTTGATGGCCTGCTGGCGCAGCACCTGGACCGCGGACAGCAGGGGGGTGCCCGTCTCCAGCAGAATGCTGAGCTGACGCAACAAGGCGATGATGTCCGAGGCGGTGGGGTGGGTGACGCTTGGGAAAAGCTCGCCCATGGAGGGGCGCCGCGAAAAGGACCGGAGGCGCAGGACACGGTACCCCGCCTTCTCCAGGGACTTCTCGGCGTCCACCTCCTCGGCCGTATCCAGAACTCCCTCTATCAGGCGTCCATCGGCGGTGGAGGCCACATACTGGAATGGCATACTGTTACGTCGTCCGGCCTTTCGTGTTGCGGCTCCTCACTAGGTCGCCGAATAGACGGTGCGCAGCACCTCGGAGATGGTGGTCATGCCCATCTTGGCCTTCAGCATGCCGTCTTTGAGCATGGGCACGGTCCCGTCCCGGGCCGCCTGCGCGGCGGTTTCCCCGCCGCTCGCGCCCGCGGTCACCAGCTTGCGGACGTCCTCGCTCATGGCCAGCAGCTCAAAGATGCCGGTGCGGCCCAGGTAGCCCGTTCCCATGTCGAACTGGCAGCCCGCGCCGGAGACGGCCTCTTCCAGCGTCTCGTGCAGAGTATTGGCGTACGTCACGGCCTGGTCGGCGGGCACCGGCCCGCGCGTGCGGCAGTGCGGGCACACCCGGCGCACCATGCGCTGGCTCAGCACTCCCACCAGCGCCGACGCCACCAGGAAAGGCTCAATGCCCAGGTTGATGAGCCGGGACAGGGAGCCCACCGCGTCGTTGGCGTGGATGGAGGACAGGACCAGGTGCCCGGTGAGCGCCGCCTGCACCGCGATGCGGGCCGTCTCGCTGTCGCGTATCTCTCCCACCAGGATGACGTCGGGGTCAAGGCGCATGATGGAGCGCAGCCCTACGGCAAACGTGAGTCCCGCCTTGGGGTTCACCTGGATGGAGTTGACGTCGGGGAAGCGGTACTCCACGGGGTCTTCGATGGTGATGACATTGCGTTCGCTGTGGTCCATCTGGCTGACCGAGGCGTAGAGAGTCGTGGTCTTGCCGGACCCCGTCGGCCCGCAGACAAGGATCATCCCGTGGCTGCTTTTCAGCATGCGGTTATAGCGGCCCAGTATTTCCGGCAGGAAGCCCAGGTCGGAGAGGTTGCGGATGGAGGCGGACTTGTCCAGGATGCGCAGCACCATCATTTCCCCGTAGATGGTATCGGTGGTGGCCGCGCGCATGTCCACCTCGCGCCCGTCCGAGGAGAGGCTGAGCTGGCCGTCCTGCGGCAAGCGCCGCTCCGCGATGTTCATGCCGGCCATGATCTTGAGCCGCGACACGAGGGGCGCGTGGGTGCTGGTGGGCAGGGAGAAGACCTCGTGAAGGATGCCGTCAATGCGGAACCGGATGCGCAGGCGGCTGGCCTGCGGCTCGATATGGATGTCGGACGCCCTGTCCTTGATTGCCTGGCTGAGCATCAGGTCCACCGTTCGGACGATGGGCGTCCGGGTCACGACCTCCGGCGCAATGGCGGCGGCCTCGCGCTCGGCGGGGGCGAACTGCTGAAGCTCGCGCGTGATTTCCCCCGTGACCTTGTAGTAGAGGTCAATGGCCTCCAGAATCTCGGCCTCCGCCACCGGCACCGGGATGATGTGCAGCCCGCAGTGGGCGTGGAGGTCATCAATAGCCTGCAGGTCCTCAGGGTCGGCCATGGCCACGGCCAGGCGGTCGCCTTCCGCGTGGATAGGCACCACGCGATGCCTGCGGGCCAGGTTCTCCGGCACCAGGGCCAGGACAGAAGGGTCTATGCGCTGCTTTTTGAGGTTGACGCCGGTGGACACGGACGCGGCGTCTCGAGAGGCAACGAGC is a window from the Dehalococcoidia bacterium genome containing:
- a CDS encoding type II secretion system protein codes for the protein MDQRGSSLLESVLAVALLGIVAVVLLAGLSSGSLATREAQSSVGAEQMALSQVEYMKGLPYQAPPASYATVTPSPDYTLTASAVSAESDNNVSLVTITVSLNGQPYVTLQTYKTNR
- a CDS encoding type II secretion system F family protein; translation: MPFQYVASTADGRLIEGVLDTAEEVDAEKSLEKAGYRVLRLRSFSRRPSMGELFPSVTHPTASDIIALLRQLSILLETGTPLLSAVQVLRQQAIKPGLQSILTSVIQSVQSGSTMSDALRQHPNAFNQLTVRMIEMGERSGGLEQVLRQVAGYIDRERAIAKKLMKALVYPAIVVTVAVAVVILILTFVLPQISKVFLSLKVNLPWTTLVMMRLSDFLVAYGLYLALAVVALGIATKVYISRPAGRRRFHRLLLSLPLIGSLLALQATARLSRTMAMLLHAGIPISDALVLTRATVSNVVLNEALAAAQEQLLQGQGLAVPLGRVPYFPPLFIQMVRVGEESGTLESNLTHVADSYEQEVEERIDSLVSLIEPALTLGIGVLVAFIALSVILPMFSMGQALRK
- a CDS encoding GspE/PulE family protein, whose amino-acid sequence is MMTHPIRSLTVSPESEQKPSSSEPLPQAEAAHSTPALLRLVASRDAASVSTGVNLKKQRIDPSVLALVPENLARRHRVVPIHAEGDRLAVAMADPEDLQAIDDLHAHCGLHIIPVPVAEAEILEAIDLYYKVTGEITRELQQFAPAEREAAAIAPEVVTRTPIVRTVDLMLSQAIKDRASDIHIEPQASRLRIRFRIDGILHEVFSLPTSTHAPLVSRLKIMAGMNIAERRLPQDGQLSLSSDGREVDMRAATTDTIYGEMMVLRILDKSASIRNLSDLGFLPEILGRYNRMLKSSHGMILVCGPTGSGKTTTLYASVSQMDHSERNVITIEDPVEYRFPDVNSIQVNPKAGLTFAVGLRSIMRLDPDVILVGEIRDSETARIAVQAALTGHLVLSSIHANDAVGSLSRLINLGIEPFLVASALVGVLSQRMVRRVCPHCRTRGPVPADQAVTYANTLHETLEEAVSGAGCQFDMGTGYLGRTGIFELLAMSEDVRKLVTAGASGGETAAQAARDGTVPMLKDGMLKAKMGMTTISEVLRTVYSAT